A window of Candidatus Zymogenus saltonus genomic DNA:
GTTATCAAGGGCCGTTCAACTCTGGTAGAGAGGTAGGAGGAAAAAATGGCAAAAGAAATTTTTTATGATGACGTAAACGTAGGGGACGAGATGCCTTCTTTTACCTCGGGCCCCTTGACCAGAACGCACTTTGTTCGCTATGCCGGCGCCTCGGGAGACTTTAATCCCCTCCATCACGATGAGACATTCGTGAAGCTGTTCGGGATGCCGACGGTTATCTCCCACGGGATGCTCATCATGGGAATCACCGGACAGGCGATAACGAACTGGATTCCTCAGAAGTATCTGAAAACCTTCAAGGTCAGGTTCGCAGGGATGACGTTTCCCGCCGACATAAATGACATGGAAAACACCACCGCCAGATCGACCGTCACCGTAACGGGAAAGGTCATCAACAAGGCGGAGGAGGGCGGCAAAAAGGTCATCGAGTGCGAGATCCAGACGGCGGACGCGACCGGCGAGGTGAAGATCACCGGGACCTTTAAGGCCGCACTGCCCAGCAAGTAAAGGAAAAGCCGGGGGGGTCGGCCGGGGGGAATGGGGGATTGACCGATCTTACCGATCTAATGTCTCTAATGTAGAGACAAGGTTTCAATTGACCGGCGGGGACGGGGACAAACAGGTAAATCCGTCAGGCATAAATTGGGGAGTCGGGAGGATCGGCAGCGAATCCGTTTTTTTGGGGGGGTGGAAGGATATGGGGGAGACGTAGGGGGGGTAGGGAGTTTAAAGTGACGTAGGAGGACGTGGGGGGGAGTGGGAAATTGGAGTAGGCAATCACAATAGATGGCCGGTCCCCGATGGGTGGATGCTTGCTTTTAGATTGTTTGCTTGCTTTCCGAACGTTTGATATTGACTGGATCCACGTAATATTATATTCTCTGCTCAGACAATTTTCATCGTCCAAGCGGGACTTGGCTGAAGCGGAGAGATCAGACGGAGGGCAGGGTTGGGTGGCAGATGAAAATATTCGACCTTTGACGAACAAGGGGGAAAGAGGGGTATTGAAGAGGGGGAAAGGGAGGCCGGGATTGATTCCAGGTCAATATTCTGTTGTGGTTGGAGTTCGGGACAGACGGGAACTGTAATGGAAAGATTTTTTAAAGTCTAAGTAGTAAATCGATTTAATGAGAGTCTGAGAAGTAAAAATATAAAAACTCATTTCAGGAGAAGAAAATGGCAGACATCAAATTCGATGGAAGAGTGGCAATCGTAACGGGTGCCGGCGCAGGCCTGGGAAAGACCTACGCCCTGGAGCTGGCCAAGAGGGGATGTAAGGTGGTGGTAAATGACCTCGGCGGCGCCAGGGACGGCACCGGCGGGGGCAAGTCCGCCGCGGACGCCGTGGTAGACGAGATCAAGGCCGCTGGCGGAGAGGCCGCCCCCAACTACGATAGTGTCGCCACGATAGAGGGCGGCAAGAACATCGTCAAGACCGCAGTGGACAACTTCGGAAAGGTCGATATCGTAATCAACAACGCCGGTATTCTGAGAGACAAGAGCTTTCTGAAGATGGAAGAGGATATGTGGGACATCATTATGGCGGTACATTTGAGGGGCGCATACTGCGTAACGCAGCCCGCATACGCCATCATGAGGGAGAACAATTACGGCCGTGTCGTCTTCACGACATCCGGCGCAGGCCTTTACGGCAACTTCGGTCAGTCCAACTATTCCGCGGCGAAGATGGGTCTTCTGGGACTTATGAATACCCTCAAGCTCGAAGGGGCCAAGT
This region includes:
- a CDS encoding dehydratase, producing MAKEIFYDDVNVGDEMPSFTSGPLTRTHFVRYAGASGDFNPLHHDETFVKLFGMPTVISHGMLIMGITGQAITNWIPQKYLKTFKVRFAGMTFPADINDMENTTARSTVTVTGKVINKAEEGGKKVIECEIQTADATGEVKITGTFKAALPSK
- a CDS encoding SDR family oxidoreductase yields the protein MADIKFDGRVAIVTGAGAGLGKTYALELAKRGCKVVVNDLGGARDGTGGGKSAADAVVDEIKAAGGEAAPNYDSVATIEGGKNIVKTAVDNFGKVDIVINNAGILRDKSFLKMEEDMWDIIMAVHLRGAYCVTQPAYAIMRENNYGRVVFTTSGAGLYGNFGQSNYSAAKMGLLGLMNTLKLEGAKYNVLVNTIAPVAASRLTEDVMPPEFFEKLRPEFITPLVVYLSSEDNKDSGYVFNAGMGWYSRTAVMIGEGTIIGDGKRDIKAEEIKDNWKKITDMSKIKEATSVQDTFAYMMPVLTK